Proteins encoded in a region of the Massilia sp. UMI-21 genome:
- a CDS encoding ABC transporter permease — MLGLIVYSFTAAVYVAATAQPDTLSRAALAIVDEDVSPLSLRIRQAFLPPQFMPPEQVGLDALDARLDRGSATFVLVIPAGFQRRVLAGRPAALQLNVDATRMSQAFSGSGYVEQIALGEVASFVRGVRAQAPPAVALTVRARFNPALTPSWFGGLMELVGNITMLSVILSGAALIREREHGTVEHLLAMPVRGVEILLAKLWSMAAVVMLATVVALLVVLRGLLQVGLQGSLTLFLLGVALHLFATTSLGILMAATARGMPQFGLLVILALLPLQMLSGATTPRESIPSVLRELMLLAPTTHFVELSQAILFRGAGIEVVWRPLLALLAIGAVLFALGLARFGVALRPR; from the coding sequence ATGCTGGGCCTGATCGTGTACAGCTTCACCGCCGCGGTCTACGTCGCCGCGACCGCCCAGCCAGATACCCTGAGCCGGGCCGCGCTCGCGATCGTCGACGAGGATGTGTCGCCGCTGTCGCTGCGGATCCGCCAGGCCTTCCTGCCGCCGCAATTCATGCCGCCCGAACAGGTCGGGCTGGACGCGCTGGACGCACGCCTGGACCGCGGCAGCGCCACCTTCGTGCTGGTGATTCCGGCCGGCTTCCAGCGCCGGGTGCTGGCGGGCCGCCCGGCCGCCCTGCAACTGAACGTGGACGCCACCCGGATGAGCCAGGCGTTTTCCGGAAGCGGCTACGTCGAGCAGATCGCCCTGGGCGAGGTGGCAAGCTTCGTGCGCGGCGTGCGCGCGCAGGCGCCGCCGGCGGTCGCGCTGACGGTGCGGGCGCGCTTCAACCCGGCCCTGACGCCCTCGTGGTTCGGTGGCTTGATGGAGCTGGTGGGCAATATCACCATGCTGTCGGTGATACTCAGCGGCGCCGCCCTGATCCGCGAGCGCGAGCATGGTACCGTCGAGCACCTGCTGGCGATGCCGGTGCGCGGGGTGGAGATCCTGCTGGCCAAGCTGTGGTCGATGGCGGCGGTGGTGATGCTGGCCACCGTGGTGGCGCTGCTGGTGGTGCTGCGCGGCCTGCTGCAGGTCGGCTTGCAGGGCTCGCTGACGCTGTTCCTGCTCGGGGTCGCCCTGCACCTGTTCGCGACCACCTCGCTCGGCATCCTGATGGCGGCCACCGCGCGCGGCATGCCGCAGTTCGGCCTGCTGGTGATCCTGGCCCTGCTGCCGCTCCAGATGCTGTCGGGCGCCACCACGCCGCGCGAGAGCATTCCCTCCGTGCTGCGCGAACTGATGCTGCTGGCGCCGACCACGCATTTCGTCGAGCTGAGCCAGGCGATCCTGTTTCGCGGCGCCGGAATCGAGGTGGTGTGGCGCCCCCTGCTGGCGCTGCTGGCGATCGGCGCGGTGCTGTTCGCGCTCGGCCTGGCGCGCTTCGGCGTGGCCCTGCGGCCGCGCTGA